Proteins from a genomic interval of Desulfuribacillus alkaliarsenatis:
- a CDS encoding S-layer homology domain-containing protein, with the protein MYKVYRVIVTAIVFCGLMLLSWNFTSAVDLLEFEGEGTKENPYQIATPEQLDLVRQHLDKHFIQVADIDLSEYLSSGGAGYNDGYGWEPIGISLGNAFIGTYDGQGYTISNLAINRSNQDHIGLFGYVGNNTTISFNIKVTIKRIGLLDVNINGNDFVGGLVGTLQHGEIHECYVTGDVVGTGFRVGGLVGSNNRRVENSYSKASVTGSSMVGGLVGANVSTSARVINCYSVGRVARVGTIGLVGGLIGYNEPNVSVWINSYYNSNTSEQSDTGKGFGRTTADMKKKSTYENWNFDAAEDSVQPIWHINEEINDGYPYLMAFLKHEEVKGSNSSLAELYLYVIDDYGTKSLAEIMPEFAKEQHHYSAIVTESVYQVKLRVLPEDEKATIIVNEDTIDIDGLSRVIPLEIGTNDIVVVVIAEDNESSQHYVLIVTRIEDNLGEPGEKNPEPGDPEPTEPEPTETEPSNPEPSNPEPSNPEPSNPEPSDPEPIDPGPSDSEPSDPGPSDPEPFDPEPTESEPELQNGYIEEDEKLDSNLLNLEQAVINLIRIQPNMEATLIETGQIVINLDELINAEQLVQLDYNAIIHVSILHSSQTIVTLSGSMTKFLIEKRTKLHIETANSILYFPLDELNNIDISLEHLQSLNFEINDASEKIEILAADAEIINPVEFLVYVNLDSSTEIQDSNQLVDVKEINQFNVYIARDIKMPSDWGFEQVGTGVYITDTGEYYHVPTTFYEADGVKYARILSLTNSIYGLLVVKSSSFVDMIDHWAYESVKNLTDRQILKGINIDGELYFEPNRNITRAEFVTILTRAVGLHAGKQYSHSNLDYTSISNPQGVMYVDIDEKDWFEHYIRLAKTNNLINGYNDQTFRPLDYITREQAVVILYNAKNFVHAKTSSGQKINYNGGIDYSASTDIDKLMLYADAKQISSWSIEAFRLLVSEQLIKGYEGKLHPKNNLTRAQAAVLIERLLEYIKLTNN; encoded by the coding sequence ATGTATAAGGTCTATCGAGTTATTGTTACTGCTATTGTCTTTTGCGGGCTAATGTTACTTAGCTGGAATTTCACTAGTGCCGTAGATTTGCTTGAGTTTGAAGGTGAGGGAACCAAAGAAAATCCATATCAAATTGCAACACCAGAACAATTAGATTTAGTTAGACAACATTTGGACAAGCATTTTATTCAAGTTGCTGATATTGATCTATCGGAATATTTATCGAGTGGAGGGGCTGGTTACAACGATGGATATGGATGGGAACCCATAGGTATTTCTTTAGGGAATGCTTTTATAGGTACATACGATGGTCAAGGTTATACAATTTCTAATCTAGCAATAAATAGAAGTAATCAAGATCATATTGGTTTATTTGGTTATGTTGGTAATAACACAACAATATCGTTTAATATAAAGGTAACTATAAAGCGTATAGGTTTATTGGATGTTAATATTAATGGAAATGACTTTGTGGGCGGATTAGTTGGAACTTTACAACATGGAGAAATTCATGAGTGCTACGTAACTGGAGATGTTGTAGGGACAGGATTTAGAGTCGGTGGATTGGTTGGATCGAATAATAGGCGAGTAGAGAATTCTTATAGTAAAGCTTCTGTTACAGGAAGTTCTATGGTTGGTGGACTAGTAGGAGCTAACGTAAGTACATCAGCGAGAGTTATAAATTGCTATTCAGTTGGAAGAGTTGCGAGAGTAGGTACAATAGGATTAGTTGGCGGTTTAATTGGGTATAATGAACCAAATGTGAGCGTATGGATAAATAGTTATTATAACTCCAATACTTCGGAACAATCAGATACTGGAAAAGGGTTCGGAAGGACAACAGCTGATATGAAGAAGAAGTCGACTTATGAAAACTGGAATTTCGATGCGGCTGAAGATAGCGTACAGCCTATTTGGCATATCAATGAAGAAATCAATGACGGATACCCGTATTTAATGGCTTTTTTGAAACATGAGGAAGTTAAGGGTTCGAATTCAAGCTTAGCAGAACTTTATCTGTACGTAATTGATGATTATGGAACAAAGAGTTTAGCAGAAATAATGCCAGAGTTTGCTAAGGAACAGCACCATTATTCAGCGATTGTTACTGAGTCTGTATACCAAGTTAAACTTAGGGTATTACCTGAGGATGAAAAAGCTACAATTATAGTTAATGAAGATACTATTGACATAGACGGTCTTTCTCGAGTAATTCCTTTGGAAATAGGGACTAATGATATCGTTGTAGTGGTAATTGCAGAAGATAATGAATCATCACAACACTATGTATTGATAGTAACTAGAATAGAAGACAACTTAGGTGAACCTGGTGAAAAAAATCCTGAGCCGGGCGACCCTGAGCCAACAGAACCTGAACCAACCGAAACTGAACCAAGTAATCCTGAACCAAGTAATCCTGAACCAAGTAATCCTGAACCAAGTAATCCTGAACCGAGTGACCCTGAGCCAATCGACCCTGGACCAAGTGACTCAGAACCAAGCGACCCTGGACCAAGTGACCCAGAGCCATTCGACCCTGAACCAACAGAAAGTGAGCCAGAATTACAGAATGGTTATATAGAAGAAGATGAAAAACTTGATAGTAACTTATTAAACTTAGAACAAGCAGTGATAAATCTGATTAGAATTCAACCAAATATGGAAGCTACGTTGATAGAGACAGGTCAAATTGTTATAAATTTAGATGAGTTGATTAATGCAGAACAGTTGGTGCAATTAGACTATAATGCCATAATACATGTTTCTATATTACACTCATCACAAACTATTGTTACACTTTCTGGATCAATGACTAAGTTTTTGATTGAAAAAAGAACCAAATTACATATAGAGACAGCTAATTCAATACTCTATTTTCCGCTTGATGAATTAAACAACATAGATATTTCACTTGAACATTTACAAAGCTTAAATTTTGAGATTAATGACGCATCTGAGAAAATAGAAATATTAGCAGCAGATGCTGAAATTATTAATCCAGTTGAGTTTTTAGTATATGTAAATTTGGATAGTTCAACAGAAATACAAGATAGTAATCAGCTAGTCGATGTTAAAGAAATTAATCAGTTCAATGTTTACATAGCTAGAGATATTAAGATGCCAAGTGATTGGGGATTTGAACAAGTGGGTACGGGAGTATATATAACTGATACGGGTGAATATTATCATGTGCCGACGACATTTTATGAAGCTGACGGAGTTAAGTATGCCCGTATATTGAGCTTGACTAATAGTATTTACGGGCTATTAGTAGTAAAAAGCAGCTCTTTTGTAGATATGATTGACCATTGGGCTTATGAGTCAGTAAAAAATTTAACTGATAGACAAATTCTTAAAGGAATAAATATAGATGGAGAGCTATATTTTGAGCCTAACAGGAATATAACAAGAGCGGAGTTCGTTACTATTCTAACTAGAGCAGTAGGGTTACATGCGGGTAAACAATATAGTCACAGTAATTTAGACTATACAAGCATATCTAATCCACAGGGTGTAATGTATGTTGATATTGATGAAAAGGATTGGTTTGAACATTATATTAGGCTGGCCAAAACTAATAACTTAATAAATGGTTATAATGATCAAACTTTTCGACCACTAGATTATATTACGAGAGAGCAAGCAGTTGTTATATTATATAATGCAAAAAACTTCGTACATGCGAAAACGTCTAGTGGGCAAAAGATTAATTATAACGGTGGAATAGATTACAGTGCTAGTACAGATATTGACAAACTTATGTTATATGCTGATGCAAAGCAAATTTCATCTTGGTCTATAGAAGCATTTCGATTATTGGTTTCAGAGCAATTAATTAAAGGGTATGAAGGTAAACTGCATCCTAAAAACAACCTAACACGTGCACAGGCGGCTGTGTTAATAGAAAGATTATTAGAGTATATAAAATTAACCAATAATTAA
- a CDS encoding carbohydrate kinase family protein produces the protein MGNDAKVLVIGTIFVDCKGFARDEYNPDARNLGKIKFFHGGVARNVAENMAKLNLQTTLMASADATPLGKDVIERLEAAKVSTKYIKEAKEDGMGMWLAILDKQGSLSGSISQMPDLALLKQTIDENITEIANEFTDIVLELDLNIDITSKAIAIAKEHNKKIYGIPGNLDVILSNPEILKDMDCFICNNFEADRLFETDFTNSSLDFKRQLVETFAKKLRIQFFVVTLGGDGSVYYDVNSKASGYQPVFPVNVVESTGAGDAFFSGTVMGLIKNKPLSEAVICGTKVAGWTIESVENCCEDLSEKIKGDELFRDVEKVTV, from the coding sequence ATGGGTAATGATGCAAAGGTTTTAGTAATAGGAACGATATTCGTAGATTGTAAAGGATTTGCTAGAGATGAGTACAATCCTGATGCTAGGAACTTAGGAAAAATTAAGTTTTTCCACGGTGGTGTGGCTCGAAATGTCGCTGAAAATATGGCTAAGTTGAATTTGCAAACTACACTTATGGCCTCAGCAGATGCAACACCGTTAGGGAAAGATGTAATAGAGCGCTTAGAAGCTGCTAAAGTAAGCACAAAATACATAAAAGAAGCTAAGGAAGATGGCATGGGTATGTGGCTAGCTATTTTGGACAAGCAGGGGAGTCTATCAGGTTCAATTTCGCAAATGCCAGATTTAGCACTACTTAAGCAAACTATAGATGAGAATATAACTGAAATAGCCAACGAATTCACAGATATTGTCCTAGAGCTGGATTTAAATATAGATATAACTAGTAAAGCGATTGCAATTGCAAAGGAACATAACAAAAAAATCTATGGTATTCCTGGAAACCTCGATGTTATATTGTCAAACCCGGAGATTTTAAAGGATATGGATTGCTTTATATGCAATAACTTTGAGGCTGATCGTTTGTTTGAAACGGATTTTACCAATAGTAGTCTAGATTTTAAAAGGCAGCTAGTAGAAACTTTTGCTAAAAAGCTAAGAATTCAGTTTTTCGTTGTTACTCTTGGTGGAGACGGTTCAGTATATTACGATGTTAATTCTAAGGCGAGTGGATACCAACCAGTTTTTCCTGTCAATGTAGTGGAATCGACTGGGGCGGGGGATGCGTTTTTCTCTGGGACGGTTATGGGTTTGATAAAAAACAAACCATTATCGGAAGCTGTAATATGTGGCACGAAGGTAGCGGGCTGGACAATTGAGTCGGTGGAAAACTGCTGTGAAGATCTTAGTGAAAAAATTAAAGGCGACGAACTCTTCAGAGATGTAGAAAAAGTTACAGTATAA
- a CDS encoding toprim domain-containing protein — translation MINENMYNENMHNVNSVNSDCKKVIIVEGKNDKNKLLEILAEPVHIICTYGTLGEEKINDLLLPYEDEDVYVLVDADESGNKIRKWIKQMLPNATHIYTRRMYGEVSSTPLEHLAKVLKDAHFEVHDLDIDYDS, via the coding sequence ATGATCAACGAGAATATGTACAACGAAAATATGCATAATGTTAACTCAGTAAACTCTGATTGCAAGAAAGTTATTATTGTCGAAGGCAAAAACGATAAAAATAAGCTGCTAGAAATTTTAGCGGAGCCTGTACATATAATCTGCACTTACGGCACGCTAGGGGAAGAGAAAATTAACGACCTGTTATTACCATATGAAGATGAAGATGTATACGTACTTGTCGATGCAGATGAATCTGGAAACAAAATTCGCAAGTGGATTAAGCAAATGCTGCCTAATGCCACCCACATCTATACGAGAAGAATGTATGGTGAGGTTTCAAGTACACCACTAGAACATTTAGCTAAGGTTCTAAAAGATGCCCATTTTGAAGTTCATGACTTAGATATTGACTATGATTCTTAG
- a CDS encoding DUF1659 domain-containing protein — protein MAVISDRVDSRVSLVLETGTDAFGFSILRRKNYSRIKPMATDEAVFNTAVALASLQEFPLYGIDRTDTSSLEQE, from the coding sequence ATGGCAGTTATAAGTGATCGTGTAGATAGCCGTGTTAGCTTAGTACTCGAAACTGGTACGGATGCATTTGGTTTTTCTATCTTACGTAGAAAAAACTATTCACGCATTAAGCCTATGGCCACTGACGAAGCTGTTTTTAATACAGCCGTCGCCCTGGCATCATTACAGGAATTCCCACTTTACGGGATTGACAGAACTGATACTAGTTCTTTAGAACAAGAGTAA
- a CDS encoding DUF2922 domain-containing protein yields MSKKLELVFRNAEGKLTRIGVDNPLEPIDAQSVQAAMDEILAADAFEHGGGLVEKVGARIIERTVQEIDFE; encoded by the coding sequence ATGTCAAAGAAACTCGAATTAGTATTTCGTAACGCTGAAGGTAAGCTTACTAGAATCGGCGTTGATAATCCACTTGAACCTATAGATGCTCAATCAGTGCAAGCAGCAATGGATGAAATCTTGGCTGCTGATGCTTTTGAACATGGCGGTGGCTTAGTAGAAAAAGTCGGTGCCCGCATTATTGAACGCACAGTGCAAGAAATAGATTTTGAGTAA
- a CDS encoding VanZ family protein codes for MNKSSKYISWACVLFWMALIFYLSHQPATESNELSTGITELIKQFIERVMPHIAIDISTLNFIIRKGAHFFAYLVLGVLVINALWASGFKGWRMAGVAFVICVSYAITDEVHQLFIPGRSGEIRDVIIDSAGALVGISIYYLLRSAYGINKT; via the coding sequence ATGAATAAATCAAGCAAATACATTTCCTGGGCTTGTGTGCTATTTTGGATGGCGCTGATTTTTTATCTTTCTCATCAGCCTGCCACAGAATCAAATGAATTGAGCACAGGTATTACAGAACTTATAAAACAATTTATAGAAAGAGTTATGCCACATATTGCAATTGACATAAGCACACTGAATTTCATTATCAGAAAGGGTGCTCATTTCTTTGCTTACTTAGTTCTAGGGGTACTTGTTATCAATGCTTTATGGGCTAGTGGATTTAAAGGCTGGCGGATGGCTGGAGTCGCTTTTGTAATTTGTGTATCTTACGCAATTACAGATGAAGTGCATCAGTTGTTTATCCCAGGTCGTAGTGGAGAAATTCGAGATGTCATAATCGATAGTGCGGGTGCATTAGTTGGAATTAGCATATACTATCTGCTTCGAAGTGCGTATGGTATTAACAAGACATAG
- a CDS encoding S-layer homology domain-containing protein has product MKKITVKITSILIALAMVFTFVPASVVATEDVTEQTEQQEQVEEVVTEEEVVTEEEVVTEEEVVTEEEVVTEEEVVTEEEATTEEESTETVVFDDINHWAKDQILKMHAKGVVLGDDQGKFNPNNNITRAEFTAMVNRVFGFVAQAELSFTDVQGDEWYAEDLAKAVAAGYIDGYPDGTMLPNNYITRQEAAKIVVEVFGFADMSAVEGNEFADFAYVGEWAQNYVAIAKEKSYVKGYEDGTFKPQSNIRRGETVQMLVNSTGEIITEAGTYTEDFATNVVVRSADVVLEDLTIEGDLYLAPGVGEGEVVLENVVVEGTTFVAANANLAGEFATVVVNAPVAVNIVEQASITNFVVNNKAAGANITAIAAMVFEPKAAVKVNGQDVVAGSKVTVSGGGETVVEPPSSQDPIVEEEHSVYEFSFELPTEIVAEEDVEVAVTFAATEVKDLGYENVRFAFAVATDVEDAEVTFTAVDSEGTEYTFTNEGAWGPAAGFAIPADYTAATDWTLNFSKAGTYTITFQLVTVDGEVLVEGTQEVVVLEEATIVEEHSVYEFSFELPTEIVAEEDVEVAVTFAATEVKDLGYENVRFVFAVATDVEDAEVTFTAVDSEGTEYTFTNEGAWGPAAGFAIPADYTAATDWTLNFSKAGTYTITFQLVTVDGEVLVEGTQEVVVLEEATEEVIEEETTEETTEEV; this is encoded by the coding sequence TTGAAAAAAATTACGGTTAAGATTACTTCTATTTTAATCGCTTTAGCTATGGTGTTTACGTTTGTACCAGCTAGCGTTGTTGCTACTGAGGATGTAACAGAACAAACTGAGCAGCAAGAGCAGGTTGAAGAAGTAGTAACTGAGGAAGAAGTAGTAACTGAGGAAGAAGTAGTAACTGAGGAAGAAGTAGTAACTGAGGAAGAAGTAGTAACTGAGGAAGAAGTAGTAACTGAGGAAGAAGCAACAACTGAGGAAGAATCTACTGAAACTGTAGTTTTTGATGATATTAACCATTGGGCTAAAGATCAAATCCTTAAAATGCATGCAAAAGGTGTAGTTTTAGGTGATGACCAAGGTAAGTTCAACCCTAACAACAATATTACACGCGCAGAGTTTACTGCTATGGTAAACCGTGTGTTCGGTTTTGTTGCACAAGCAGAACTAAGCTTTACTGATGTACAAGGTGATGAGTGGTACGCTGAAGACTTAGCTAAAGCTGTAGCGGCAGGCTACATTGACGGATATCCAGATGGAACTATGCTTCCTAACAACTATATCACTCGTCAAGAAGCAGCAAAAATTGTTGTAGAAGTATTTGGCTTTGCTGATATGTCAGCAGTTGAAGGTAATGAGTTTGCGGATTTCGCATATGTTGGCGAGTGGGCACAGAACTATGTAGCAATCGCTAAAGAGAAAAGCTATGTAAAAGGTTACGAGGATGGAACTTTTAAACCACAAAGTAACATTCGTCGTGGTGAGACAGTACAAATGCTTGTGAACTCCACAGGTGAAATTATCACGGAAGCTGGAACATACACTGAAGACTTCGCAACTAACGTAGTTGTAAGAAGTGCAGATGTAGTATTAGAAGATTTAACTATTGAAGGAGACTTATACCTAGCTCCAGGTGTTGGAGAAGGTGAAGTAGTACTAGAAAATGTTGTAGTAGAAGGTACAACGTTTGTAGCTGCTAATGCTAATCTTGCTGGAGAATTTGCCACAGTAGTTGTAAATGCCCCAGTAGCGGTTAATATAGTAGAGCAAGCATCAATTACTAACTTTGTAGTAAACAATAAAGCAGCTGGTGCTAACATTACTGCTATTGCAGCTATGGTGTTTGAACCAAAAGCAGCAGTAAAAGTTAACGGTCAAGATGTAGTAGCAGGATCTAAAGTAACTGTAAGTGGCGGTGGTGAGACTGTAGTTGAGCCTCCATCGTCTCAAGATCCAATAGTAGAAGAAGAGCATTCAGTATATGAGTTTAGCTTTGAATTACCAACTGAAATCGTAGCAGAAGAAGATGTGGAAGTTGCAGTAACATTTGCAGCGACAGAAGTTAAAGACTTAGGATATGAGAATGTACGCTTTGCATTCGCAGTAGCAACTGATGTTGAAGATGCAGAAGTAACATTTACAGCAGTAGATAGCGAAGGAACTGAGTACACGTTTACAAATGAAGGAGCATGGGGACCTGCAGCAGGTTTTGCAATCCCAGCAGATTACACAGCAGCAACTGACTGGACATTAAACTTCTCTAAAGCAGGAACATACACAATTACTTTCCAATTAGTAACTGTAGATGGTGAAGTTTTAGTTGAAGGAACTCAAGAAGTAGTTGTGTTAGAAGAAGCAACAATCGTAGAAGAGCATTCAGTATATGAGTTTAGCTTTGAATTACCAACTGAAATCGTAGCAGAAGAAGATGTAGAAGTTGCAGTAACATTTGCAGCAACAGAAGTTAAAGACTTAGGATATGAGAATGTACGCTTTGTATTCGCAGTAGCAACTGATGTAGAAGATGCAGAAGTAACATTTACAGCAGTAGATAGCGAAGGAACTGAGTACACGTTTACAAATGAAGGAGCATGGGGACCTGCAGCAGGTTTTGCAATCCCTGCAGATTACACAGCAGCAACTGACTGGACATTAAACTTCTCTAAAGCAGGAACGTACACAATTACTTTCCAATTAGTAACTGTAGATGGTGAAGTTTTAGTTGAAGGAACTCAAGAAGTTGTCGTATTAGAAGAAGCAACAGAAGAAGTAATTGAAGAAGAAACAACTGAAGAAACGACAGAAGAAGTATAA